One window of Penaeus chinensis breed Huanghai No. 1 chromosome 3, ASM1920278v2, whole genome shotgun sequence genomic DNA carries:
- the LOC125043551 gene encoding uncharacterized protein LOC125043551 isoform X2 produces the protein MEGRRTLSLAAVVIALQVVMATASQNVTSEEVISRQKRFIYIPLTDVFSYNQIVTIGFALLLTVIVAALAYLSEDASGYEASTGYLTPHRRVIDRNGAGQRSANSFIHSFKTNCNILIQPLW, from the exons ATGGAAGGGCGAAGGACGCTCTCCCTTGCAGCTGTGGTGATCGCGCTTCaggttgtcatggcaacggcTTCCCAGAATGTGACGTCAGAGGAGGTTATTTCAAGACAGAAGAGGTTCATTTACATTCCCTTAACGGACGTGTTCAGCTACAACCAAATCGTAACG ATCGGCTTCGCTCTCCTCCTGACCGTCATCGTGGCTGCCTTGGCGTACCTGAGCGAGGATGCGTCCGGTTACGAGGCCTCGACGGGCTACCTGACGCCGCACAGACGCGTCATCGACAGGAATGG CGCTGGGCAACGGTCGGCTAACAGCTTTATACATAGTTTTAAGACTAACTGTAATATACTAATCCAGCCGCtttggtga
- the LOC125043551 gene encoding uncharacterized protein LOC125043551 isoform X1, which produces MEGRRTLSLAAVVIALQVVMATASQNVTSEEVISRQKRFIYIPLTDVFSYNQIVTIGFALLLTVIVAALAYLSEDASGYEASTGYLTPHRRVIDRNGMLSEWSDDWYKWVPVLDNLMGAMDKYQGLYQSALDVGHE; this is translated from the exons ATGGAAGGGCGAAGGACGCTCTCCCTTGCAGCTGTGGTGATCGCGCTTCaggttgtcatggcaacggcTTCCCAGAATGTGACGTCAGAGGAGGTTATTTCAAGACAGAAGAGGTTCATTTACATTCCCTTAACGGACGTGTTCAGCTACAACCAAATCGTAACG ATCGGCTTCGCTCTCCTCCTGACCGTCATCGTGGCTGCCTTGGCGTACCTGAGCGAGGATGCGTCCGGTTACGAGGCCTCGACGGGCTACCTGACGCCGCACAGACGCGTCATCGACAGGAATGG GATGCTCAGTGAGTGGAGCGACGACTGGTACAAGTGGGTACCGGTGCTCGACAACCTGATGGGAGCAATGGACAAGTACCAGGGATTGTACCAGTCCGCCTTGGACGTCGGCCACGAGTGA